The following coding sequences lie in one Panicum virgatum strain AP13 chromosome 6N, P.virgatum_v5, whole genome shotgun sequence genomic window:
- the LOC120677406 gene encoding uncharacterized protein LOC120677406 isoform X3, translating into MVLEPECSPMNLKEDLRIDPSSAMGRKIKSRKTSGRKRERSSRTLCNIAKKCADDFVQDNLIDDSHVDKDADSHVDKDAELDNEICRSPEDKDGNGKEKSSEHSVEAEEDATNKDTSHQNNERNDVLGQIYADIHTEVDRSKFESSAGRSMELGENADGHDSIWQEISIGENQMYRGMCEQESRSSKGKIARNESAKSGSGNVAVTPNHVDDNPHEKLLHVPHVNKMTNINGLHPQPEYGCDKDREVNGGHAFQEEPNSSRCNVNPEDMGIHTLGDKSRKRRELEKKSADDNSTDLDKNKRCNHIQDGKEAHCDDISHQCHSLNKVLDYEGRKFGNSGPSSRCYDENGAAEISEYKSRQSTGPSSSQCNVDPETMGIDTSGDKSRKGRNLKNKAADGNNTDLDKKRRCYHIEDRKEAHGAAEVSEYKSRQCTGPTRRENTAHSRRENSSNSPMGRNSQEKPRNHLPNRQRSYRDRYANQHMYEQYDDVNYLSSGDYGPRSHVPLCLVSAPTDFDARYDPRSYPKGPEHDITGWDWPHLYPGRARYFTGEWQSRPYCPARPERAYYSRNANSLPIDGYDEHGNFMHGAYRAMGFAPAAMYPPFQVTNNGTYLPRTDVDMEGFRAAYCGHNREYGARSTYTFGSGPLHPAAGSVMDRYAPNLEQTNNRARG; encoded by the exons GACATTGTGCAATATTGCTAAGAAGTGTGCTGATGATTTTGTTCAG GACAACTTGATTGATGATTCCCATGTGGACAAGGATGCTGATTCCCATGTGGACAAGGATGCTGAATTGGACAATGAGATCTGCCGATCTCCAGAGGATAAAGATGGCAATGGGAAAGAAAAATCATCAGAGCATTCAGTAGAAGCAGAAGAAGATGCTACCAACAAAGACACTTCCCATCAAAATAATGAGCGAAATGATGTGCTAGGCCAGATCTATGCAGATATACACACTGAAGTAGATCGAAGTAAATttgaatcaagtgcagggaGAAGCATGGAGTTGGGAGAAAATGCAGATGGACATGACTCAATATGGCAAGAGATCTCAATTGGAGAAAATCAAATGTATCGAGGGATGTGTGAACAAGAATCAAGATCAAGTAAAGGGAAGATTGCCAGGAATGAAAGTGCTAAATCTGGTTCGGGCAACGTTGCAGTGACACCAAATCATGTTGATGACAATCCTCATGAAAAGCTGCTGCATGTTCCACATGTGAATAAGATGACTAATATAAATGGACTACATCCTCAGCCAGAATATGGTTGTGACAAAGACCGAGAAGTTAATGGGGGCCATGCTTTTCAGGAGGAGCCAAATAGTTCTCGGTGCAATGTTAATCCAGAAGATATGGGCATACATACTTTAGGTGACAAGTCAAGAAAGAGAAGGGAGCTAGAGAAAAAGTCAGCTGATGATAACAGCACAGACTTGGATAAGAATAAAAGATGCAATCACATTcaagatggaaaagaagcacaTTGTGATGATATTAGTCATCAATGTCATTCACTTAACAAAGTACTGGATTATGAGGGTCGCAAGTTTGGAAATAGTGGGCCTAGTTCTCGGTGCTATGATGAGAATGGTGCAGCTGAGATTTCTGAATACAAATCGAGACAGAGTACAGGACCAAGTAGTTCTCAGTGCAATGTTGATCCTGAAACTATGGGCATTGATACTTCAGGTGACAAGTCAAGAAAGGGAAGGAACCTCAAGAACAaggcagctgatggtaacaataCAGATTTGGATAAGAAGAGAAGATGCTATCACATTGAAGATCGAAAAGAAGCACATGGTGCAGCTGAGGTTTCTGAATACAAATCCAGGCAGTGTACAGGACCAACTAGAAGAGAAAACACAGCTCATAGTAGAAGAGAAAATTCATCTAACTCACCCATGGGTAGAAATTCTCAGGAGAAACCAAGGAACCATTTACCAAACAGGCAGAGGAGCTACCGTGATAGGTATGCAAACCAACACATGTATGAACAATATGACGATGTTAACTATCTCAGCAGTGGTGATTATGGCCCGAGGAGTCATGTTCCCTTGTGCCTTGTATCTGCTCCTACTGATTTTGATGCTAGGTATGATCCCCGTTCATACCCAAAAGGACCAGAACATGATATTACTGGATGGGACTGGCCCCATTTATACCCAGGAAGAGCTCGATATTTCACTGGTGAATGGCAGAGTCGTCCTTATTGTCCAGCAAGACCAGAGAGAGCATATTATTCAAGGAATGCGAACAGCTTGCCCATTGATGGATATGATGAACACGGTAATTTCATGCATGGTGCATACCGTGCAATGGGATTTGCTCCTGCTGCTATGTATCCCCCCTTTCAGGTGACCAACAATGGCACATATCTACCTCGCACAGATGTTGACATGGAAGGATTTAGAGCAGCATATTGTGGCCATAATAGAGAGTATGGAGCTAGATCAACTTATACATTTGGCTCAGGACCTCTGCATCCAGCTGCAGGGTCGGTTATGGACAGGTATGCTCCTAACCTTGAGCAAACAAACAATCGAGCAAGAGGCTGA
- the LOC120677406 gene encoding uncharacterized protein LOC120677406 isoform X2, producing MVLEPECSPMNLKEDLRIDPSSAMGRKIKSRKTSGRKRERSSRTLCNIAKKCADDFVQIADKLHSQTQPGDMDNLIDDSHVDKDADSHVDKDAELDNEICRSPEDKDGNGKEKSSEHSVEAEEDATNKDTSHQNNERNDVLGQIYADIHTEVDRSKFESSAGRSMELGENADGHDSIWQEISIGENQMYRGMCEQESRSSKGKIARNESAKSGSGNVAVTPNHVDDNPHEKLLHVPHVNKMTNINGLHPQPEYGCDKDREVNGGHAFQEEPNSSRCNVNPEDMGIHTLGDKSRKRRELEKKSADDNSTDLDKNKRCNHIQDGKEAHCDDISHQCHSLNKVLDYEGRKFGNSGPSSRCYDENGAAEISEYKSRQSTGPSSSQCNVDPETMGIDTSGDKSRKGRNLKNKAADGNNTDLDKKRRCYHIEDRKEAHGAAEVSEYKSRQCTGPTRRENTAHSRRENSSNSPMGRNSQEKPRNHLPNRQRSYRDRYANQHMYEQYDDVNYLSSGDYGPRSHVPLCLVSAPTDFDARYDPRSYPKGPEHDITGWDWPHLYPGRARYFTGEWQSRPYCPARPERAYYSRNANSLPIDGYDEHGNFMHGAYRAMGFAPAAMYPPFQVTNNGTYLPRTDVDMEGFRAAYCGHNREYGARSTYTFGSGPLHPAAGSVMDRYAPNLEQTNNRARG from the exons GACATTGTGCAATATTGCTAAGAAGTGTGCTGATGATTTTGTTCAG ATTGCTGACAAGCTTCATTCGCAAACGCAACCCGGAGATATG GACAACTTGATTGATGATTCCCATGTGGACAAGGATGCTGATTCCCATGTGGACAAGGATGCTGAATTGGACAATGAGATCTGCCGATCTCCAGAGGATAAAGATGGCAATGGGAAAGAAAAATCATCAGAGCATTCAGTAGAAGCAGAAGAAGATGCTACCAACAAAGACACTTCCCATCAAAATAATGAGCGAAATGATGTGCTAGGCCAGATCTATGCAGATATACACACTGAAGTAGATCGAAGTAAATttgaatcaagtgcagggaGAAGCATGGAGTTGGGAGAAAATGCAGATGGACATGACTCAATATGGCAAGAGATCTCAATTGGAGAAAATCAAATGTATCGAGGGATGTGTGAACAAGAATCAAGATCAAGTAAAGGGAAGATTGCCAGGAATGAAAGTGCTAAATCTGGTTCGGGCAACGTTGCAGTGACACCAAATCATGTTGATGACAATCCTCATGAAAAGCTGCTGCATGTTCCACATGTGAATAAGATGACTAATATAAATGGACTACATCCTCAGCCAGAATATGGTTGTGACAAAGACCGAGAAGTTAATGGGGGCCATGCTTTTCAGGAGGAGCCAAATAGTTCTCGGTGCAATGTTAATCCAGAAGATATGGGCATACATACTTTAGGTGACAAGTCAAGAAAGAGAAGGGAGCTAGAGAAAAAGTCAGCTGATGATAACAGCACAGACTTGGATAAGAATAAAAGATGCAATCACATTcaagatggaaaagaagcacaTTGTGATGATATTAGTCATCAATGTCATTCACTTAACAAAGTACTGGATTATGAGGGTCGCAAGTTTGGAAATAGTGGGCCTAGTTCTCGGTGCTATGATGAGAATGGTGCAGCTGAGATTTCTGAATACAAATCGAGACAGAGTACAGGACCAAGTAGTTCTCAGTGCAATGTTGATCCTGAAACTATGGGCATTGATACTTCAGGTGACAAGTCAAGAAAGGGAAGGAACCTCAAGAACAaggcagctgatggtaacaataCAGATTTGGATAAGAAGAGAAGATGCTATCACATTGAAGATCGAAAAGAAGCACATGGTGCAGCTGAGGTTTCTGAATACAAATCCAGGCAGTGTACAGGACCAACTAGAAGAGAAAACACAGCTCATAGTAGAAGAGAAAATTCATCTAACTCACCCATGGGTAGAAATTCTCAGGAGAAACCAAGGAACCATTTACCAAACAGGCAGAGGAGCTACCGTGATAGGTATGCAAACCAACACATGTATGAACAATATGACGATGTTAACTATCTCAGCAGTGGTGATTATGGCCCGAGGAGTCATGTTCCCTTGTGCCTTGTATCTGCTCCTACTGATTTTGATGCTAGGTATGATCCCCGTTCATACCCAAAAGGACCAGAACATGATATTACTGGATGGGACTGGCCCCATTTATACCCAGGAAGAGCTCGATATTTCACTGGTGAATGGCAGAGTCGTCCTTATTGTCCAGCAAGACCAGAGAGAGCATATTATTCAAGGAATGCGAACAGCTTGCCCATTGATGGATATGATGAACACGGTAATTTCATGCATGGTGCATACCGTGCAATGGGATTTGCTCCTGCTGCTATGTATCCCCCCTTTCAGGTGACCAACAATGGCACATATCTACCTCGCACAGATGTTGACATGGAAGGATTTAGAGCAGCATATTGTGGCCATAATAGAGAGTATGGAGCTAGATCAACTTATACATTTGGCTCAGGACCTCTGCATCCAGCTGCAGGGTCGGTTATGGACAGGTATGCTCCTAACCTTGAGCAAACAAACAATCGAGCAAGAGGCTGA
- the LOC120677406 gene encoding uncharacterized protein LOC120677406 isoform X1 has protein sequence MVLEPECSPMNLKEDLRIDPSSAMGRKIKSRKTSGRKRERSSRTLCNIAKKCADDFVQIADKLHSQTQPGDMQDNLIDDSHVDKDADSHVDKDAELDNEICRSPEDKDGNGKEKSSEHSVEAEEDATNKDTSHQNNERNDVLGQIYADIHTEVDRSKFESSAGRSMELGENADGHDSIWQEISIGENQMYRGMCEQESRSSKGKIARNESAKSGSGNVAVTPNHVDDNPHEKLLHVPHVNKMTNINGLHPQPEYGCDKDREVNGGHAFQEEPNSSRCNVNPEDMGIHTLGDKSRKRRELEKKSADDNSTDLDKNKRCNHIQDGKEAHCDDISHQCHSLNKVLDYEGRKFGNSGPSSRCYDENGAAEISEYKSRQSTGPSSSQCNVDPETMGIDTSGDKSRKGRNLKNKAADGNNTDLDKKRRCYHIEDRKEAHGAAEVSEYKSRQCTGPTRRENTAHSRRENSSNSPMGRNSQEKPRNHLPNRQRSYRDRYANQHMYEQYDDVNYLSSGDYGPRSHVPLCLVSAPTDFDARYDPRSYPKGPEHDITGWDWPHLYPGRARYFTGEWQSRPYCPARPERAYYSRNANSLPIDGYDEHGNFMHGAYRAMGFAPAAMYPPFQVTNNGTYLPRTDVDMEGFRAAYCGHNREYGARSTYTFGSGPLHPAAGSVMDRYAPNLEQTNNRARG, from the exons GACATTGTGCAATATTGCTAAGAAGTGTGCTGATGATTTTGTTCAG ATTGCTGACAAGCTTCATTCGCAAACGCAACCCGGAGATATG CAGGACAACTTGATTGATGATTCCCATGTGGACAAGGATGCTGATTCCCATGTGGACAAGGATGCTGAATTGGACAATGAGATCTGCCGATCTCCAGAGGATAAAGATGGCAATGGGAAAGAAAAATCATCAGAGCATTCAGTAGAAGCAGAAGAAGATGCTACCAACAAAGACACTTCCCATCAAAATAATGAGCGAAATGATGTGCTAGGCCAGATCTATGCAGATATACACACTGAAGTAGATCGAAGTAAATttgaatcaagtgcagggaGAAGCATGGAGTTGGGAGAAAATGCAGATGGACATGACTCAATATGGCAAGAGATCTCAATTGGAGAAAATCAAATGTATCGAGGGATGTGTGAACAAGAATCAAGATCAAGTAAAGGGAAGATTGCCAGGAATGAAAGTGCTAAATCTGGTTCGGGCAACGTTGCAGTGACACCAAATCATGTTGATGACAATCCTCATGAAAAGCTGCTGCATGTTCCACATGTGAATAAGATGACTAATATAAATGGACTACATCCTCAGCCAGAATATGGTTGTGACAAAGACCGAGAAGTTAATGGGGGCCATGCTTTTCAGGAGGAGCCAAATAGTTCTCGGTGCAATGTTAATCCAGAAGATATGGGCATACATACTTTAGGTGACAAGTCAAGAAAGAGAAGGGAGCTAGAGAAAAAGTCAGCTGATGATAACAGCACAGACTTGGATAAGAATAAAAGATGCAATCACATTcaagatggaaaagaagcacaTTGTGATGATATTAGTCATCAATGTCATTCACTTAACAAAGTACTGGATTATGAGGGTCGCAAGTTTGGAAATAGTGGGCCTAGTTCTCGGTGCTATGATGAGAATGGTGCAGCTGAGATTTCTGAATACAAATCGAGACAGAGTACAGGACCAAGTAGTTCTCAGTGCAATGTTGATCCTGAAACTATGGGCATTGATACTTCAGGTGACAAGTCAAGAAAGGGAAGGAACCTCAAGAACAaggcagctgatggtaacaataCAGATTTGGATAAGAAGAGAAGATGCTATCACATTGAAGATCGAAAAGAAGCACATGGTGCAGCTGAGGTTTCTGAATACAAATCCAGGCAGTGTACAGGACCAACTAGAAGAGAAAACACAGCTCATAGTAGAAGAGAAAATTCATCTAACTCACCCATGGGTAGAAATTCTCAGGAGAAACCAAGGAACCATTTACCAAACAGGCAGAGGAGCTACCGTGATAGGTATGCAAACCAACACATGTATGAACAATATGACGATGTTAACTATCTCAGCAGTGGTGATTATGGCCCGAGGAGTCATGTTCCCTTGTGCCTTGTATCTGCTCCTACTGATTTTGATGCTAGGTATGATCCCCGTTCATACCCAAAAGGACCAGAACATGATATTACTGGATGGGACTGGCCCCATTTATACCCAGGAAGAGCTCGATATTTCACTGGTGAATGGCAGAGTCGTCCTTATTGTCCAGCAAGACCAGAGAGAGCATATTATTCAAGGAATGCGAACAGCTTGCCCATTGATGGATATGATGAACACGGTAATTTCATGCATGGTGCATACCGTGCAATGGGATTTGCTCCTGCTGCTATGTATCCCCCCTTTCAGGTGACCAACAATGGCACATATCTACCTCGCACAGATGTTGACATGGAAGGATTTAGAGCAGCATATTGTGGCCATAATAGAGAGTATGGAGCTAGATCAACTTATACATTTGGCTCAGGACCTCTGCATCCAGCTGCAGGGTCGGTTATGGACAGGTATGCTCCTAACCTTGAGCAAACAAACAATCGAGCAAGAGGCTGA